Part of the Paludisphaera borealis genome, TCCGACCCGCGAATCCAGCCGGCTGACGGCGGCCGAGCTGGACCGCTTGCACGCCGCGATCGCCCCGGTGCTGGCAACGGCGATCGCCGCCGAGGGGTCCAGCTTCGACGCCGGCTACCGGACGGTCCTGGGCCTCGAAGGGGGCTTCTTGGCCGTCAATTCGATGTACGGCCGCGCCGGCGAACCGTGCAAAGGCTGCGGTTCTCCCGTCGAGAAGACGAAGATCCCCGGCCTGATCGGCCGCCCCACCTATCTTTGCCCGCGCTGTCAGCCCGTGCGACCTTCTCGCGGCAAGTGACGTGCAACCGCGGAGCCGGGAATCGTGGGAACGTTGGGCGACTCGTTCGCATTGATCACGTAGGGGCGCCCCTTGTGGGTGCCCGATCCGGATCGGCGACCTTGGCGATTCGGGCACCCACAAGGGGCACCCCTACGTGATGCGGTCTTCCGGCCACGCCGGGTGTGCGCAACTCGATAGCTGAATCGCTCCAGCCGTTGGACTCGTGCAACCAAGCCGGGCTCGATCAGCCTTCGGGCCAGAGTGCGTTGATCAGCTCCAACGTCTGATCGACGAGGGCCTGGCCGCCTTCGGGGCCGACGAGGTTGCTCTCGGCGATCGCGCTGTAGCCGCCGCCGCGCTTGGCGCGCTCGGTCGGCAGGTACGAGCCCGGCCCGGCGAGCTGGATGACGAACGTCTGGAGCGCCCGGCTGCGGGCCTTGATCTGGATGCCGAAATCGGTGAACAGCTCGAAGACGTTGGTGGTGATCGCGACGTCGCCAAGGCGGATCACGTGGAGTTCCATGGTGAAGGGGTCGACGGTCCCGGCCTTCTGACGCTCGAAGCGGTCGACGACCGTTTGATGCCAGCCGACGAGCGTGCGGTTATTGGGATCTTTGGAGAGGGTCTCGACTTTCGTTCTCGCCTCGGCGGCCTCGGCGTCCGTGACCTCCCGGACGGGGAGCTTGATCGTCGCGGTTTTGTGGACTAGCGCCGCGTCGGCGTGCTGTTCCTTCTGGGCGCCTTCGTACGCTTCTTCCCAGGCTCCGACGACGCGTTTGGCCAGCTCATCCAGCCGCGACAGGCCGCGAAGCGTCCGCATCCGTTCCTCGGCCCGTTTCCGGTACATGAGGTGGGGCGACTGGTCGCCCGCCGCGCCGGTCCAGCTCAGAACCAGCAGGCTCTTGCCGTGTCGCGCCCGGAGGGATTCGCGCACCTGGTGCCAGAAGTCGGCGTTCACGGCCGAGAGCCCCTCGACCTCCTGCGACGGGCAGGCGACGTTGACGGCCGTCGCGATCAAGTTCCCCGCGCCGTCCCAGAAGAACAAGACCTCGACGCCATGGTCCTCGGGCCCTTCGATGTTCCGGAAGTCGGGCTTGTCGGTCGGTCCGTACATCACGGCCCGACCGTCAGCGTAGACCGAGCGGCGGTTCTGAGCCACCACGGCATGGCCGAGCCCCCAACCGGCGCGACCCGGCTTGCGCGATTCCCAGGCTTTGACCGCCGCATCGGCGACCCGCGAAGAGAGGAAGTCGAGGTACTCTTTCGGCTGCATGACGCCGTCCTTGGGGATCTCGTAGTCCCCTTCCTTCATGACGGGCGCGGTGTGCGTGTGGGTCGCGTTGAGGACCAGCTTGTTGACGTCGAAGTCCGGCATCCGCTCCTTCACGCGCCGTCGGGTCTCATTGAGGACCGCGGCGTCGATCGCGACCAGGTCGCACGAGACCAGGATCGCCAGGTCGAGGCTCTTGTCGCCATCGCGGGACTCAAACGCCAGGGCGGTCGCCGTCACGGGGCTTTCGACTTCCTTCGCCACCCGGGTATGCATCTGGCCCGCCAATGCCACGGGGCGATCGGGCGTGATACTGACGGTCGCGCCCCCGACATGGAATTCGGCCGCCCGGGATTCGACCCGAACCCCAGCGACCACCAGAGTGACGAGGATCAGGATCGAAGACGACGGCCGGCCTGGTTTCGATGTCAACATGCGTTGGAACCCCGTGAAGATCAATCGTCGGAAATCGGTCGCTCATCTTACGGCATCAAACAACCGTGCTGAAGCGCGTTGGCCGGTTCGTAGTCACACAGAACACCGAGGAACGTTTCGGAGTGGGCCCCGATCGAGATGCACTCCTGCACGAATGGTCGATCTTGCGGGTTACCCGTCATGGACCGAATCGGCTTTCTCTGGCTGAAAAGTTGTTCGCTGGACGCGGCATTGTAGGTTCTATTATGGAATGCCAGTGGCTGGTCATGCAGCCATGGTTGAAGCAACGAGGGATCGACTCGTCGACCGCGCGTTCCAGGTCAAGGTTCGAAGGGAGTTCTGGAAATGAGTTCTCCGGTCCGAGTCGTCTGCCGGGGATGTTTGCGAAGCGTGGAGATCGGAGCCGGCGACGACCTCGACGTCGAGCCGAGTGGAGAGTGTCCTTTTTGCGGGCAGCCGCTCGACAGCCGGTCGCCGGCGACCGGCTCGACGGCGGACGGCGACGGCGCCGACGATTCGAACGAGCGGAACGGCGTAAGTTCTCACTCGACCTCGGATTGGGTGACGACCTGGAGCCGAGGCTCGCTCGGCAGCCTGGGCCGGTTTCAGCTTCGCGAGCGGCTGGGCGACGGCGGTTTCGGCGAGGTCTTCCTGGCCTACGACCCGAGGCTCGACCGTGACGTCGCCCTCAAGGTGCTGCGCCTGGCCAATCCCAGCGAGCGGGTGATGGAGCGCTTCTTTCGCGAGGCGCGCGCCGCGGCCCGGCTCGATCATCCCAACATCGTCGCGGTGCATGACGCCGGGTTCGACAAGGGGCGATGCTGGGTGGCCTACCATCACGTCAGCGGCCGGCCGCTCTGGTGGTGCCGCGACCACCATCCGTTCGATCCGGCGGCCGCGGCGCGGATCCTCCGCGAGCTGGCCGACGCCGTCGATCACGCGCATCAGCTCGGCGTCTTGCACCGCGACATCAAGCCGGCCAACATCCTGATCGACGACCACGGCCGTCCCCGGCTGATCGACTTCGGCCTCGCCCGCAGGTCCGATCTCGACTCCAGCCTCACCCACGACGGCGCCATCGTGGGGACGCCCGCCTACATGAGCCCCGAGCAGGCGCTCGGCCTGAGCCGGCAGGTCGACGAGCGGAGCGACGTCTTCAGCCTGGGCGTGATCTTCTTCGAGATCCTCGCCGGACGGCGGCCGGGGCTTTCCGCGACCCTCGCGACCCCGAACGCGACGAGCCTCGACGGTCAGAAGCCCAATCGAGCCGATCGAACGTCACCTCTCGCGATCAATCCGGCCGTCCCCCCGGCGCTCAACCGGATCTGCATGCGGGCGATGGCCGACAAGCCTGATGAACGCTACCCCACCGCGCGGGCGCTCGCCGACGACCTCGACGCCTGGCTGCACAAGCAAGTAGGCCGGAAACGAGGGGGCGCGGCCAAGAAAGCCGTGATCGCAACCGGGCTCGTCCTGCTCTCGCTGGCCAGCGTCGCCTCGGGCTGGATGCTCGCGAACTTAAGACCGTGGGGAGCCGCCACGCGCGGCGCGTCGCCGGAGATCAGCCGGTTGCTCAGTCCTTCCACGGACGACGACGGTCGGGAGATCCCGACTTCGACTCCAACTCAAGCTCCGTCGCCGACTTCGCGCGAGCCGCACGCTTCCACCGTGGCCCTCGGCGACTCCAGGTTCGTGGGAAACCTGAGGAAGAAGCGCTACCATCTCGCCACGTGCGACGACGTGAAGGCGATGGCGGGCGCCAACATTTATCGCCTCAAGGATCTCGCCGAGGCGGTCGAGCTGGGCCTCAAGCCGTGCGATCACTGTCAGCCCGACTCTCAGCCGGTTCCTCAAAGCAAGGAGTGAGCGAGCAGGGGAAAGCAAGGAGTGAGCGAGCAGGGGCGACCGGTCGGTCCGTCGCCTTGCTCCGAAGTGGCGTCTCGTCATACAATCGCATTCAGAGAAACGCGACGAGAGACGCATTCAACAGAGGATCGGCGATGTCTAGCGAAGCGACGACCACGACGCACGGCGGGGCCTCCGAACAGGGTGCCAAGGCGCACCCGGCGCAACACGGGCACCGGCCCGCCGCCGCGGCGAAGATCCCCGCGACGTTGATTCCCGAGACCGGCTGGCACTTCTTCCACCTGTTCTACAAAGTCGATCGCGATCGCCTGCGAGGGTTCAGCGAGGCCGAGCGCAACGCCGGCCGCGACGAGCTGGCGAAGGTGCTGGGGACGAAGCAGCCGGGGGCGGTCGAGCAGATTCAATGCTTCGCGGTTCCCGGCCATAAGGCGGATTTCGGCGTCATGGTGGCGGGGCCGGACCTCAAGGCGCTGCACGCGGTCGAGACGGCGATCGCGGCGTCGCCGCTGGGTGCCGCCCTGGTTCAATCGTACTCGTTCTACTCGGTCACCGAGGTCTCGGAGTACGTCCCCGACGCCGACCAGTACGCGGCCATGCTCCGCGATCGCGAGCATCTCGACCCCGAGAGCAGCATGTTCAAGACCAAGGTCGCCGCCTACACCGAGCGACTCGGTCCGATGAACCAGCAGCGGCTGTATCCCGATTTTCCGGACTGGCCCTGCTTCTGCTTCTACCCCATGAGCAAGATGCGCAGCGGCGAACAGAACTGGTATCTGCTGCCGTTCGAGGAGCGCTCCGAGCTGATGTCGCAGCACGGTCGAAGCGGCATGAGGTTCGCCGGCCGGGTCAGCCAGCTCATCACCGCCTCCACCGGCCTGGACGACTGGGAATGGGGCGTGACTCTCTGGGCTCGCAACCCGCTCTACCTCAAGGACATCGTCTACACGATGCGATTTGACGAGAGTTCCGCGAAATACGCCCTCTTCGGCGATTTCTACTTCGGCTACTTCCTCTCGCCCCGCGAGCTGGTCGACACCCTCCGCATTTAACCATCTGTGAGGCCGCCGAGACACCTGCCCTCATGAAAATGGGGGCGCGCGGTCGTTACGCGGCCGGCCCCCAATACGAGCCCGAAACGCGAGCGAGTGCATGGTCTTGCATTCGCCTATTCCGCACACCAGGTGGGAATTCACTCGCTGGCGCTTCGGGCTTGTATTTCGCTTCCCGAGAGTCCCTTACTGGCTCAGGAACGCGGGGACCGACTCGCCGACGGCAGGGAGCGAGACCCAGCTCGGCATTCCCGGGCGCGTTTGCACCATGTACGCCCAGTGGCCGATCTGAAGTTTCTCCGTGGGCGATGTGAACATCTGGTTCTCCATCGTCCACTGGCCGAATCTCTTCGTCATCTTGCCGAAGCCCTGGGTGACCGAAGGGCTCGAATTCGTACTCGTCAGCGTGAACGTCAGCAATACCTGGCCCTCGGGCGTGACCGATCCGAGCATGGATGAGGTCGACGCTGACGTCGAACCGAGCTGAGTGACCGCTTTTCCCCAGAAATAGCCCTTGCTGTATCCCTCGATATGGAAGACGGTCTGGTCGCTGACTAGCGTCGATTCGCCCGAGGACGCATTGTAGAGAATCGCGGGCAGATTCGCGGTCGGCACATACCAGTACGTATCGGCGAGCCAGGACCACCGCTTCGACGTGGGAAAGGCGGCGGGGCCGGCCGGGGTAGGTGAATGATGGCCTGCCGCGTGAATCGTCGAGCGAGCCTGAATGGGCCTGGCGTGGACCACGGCGCGGTCGTCGGACGCTGCGACGAGGACGTGCGCGGACGGACTCGGGATCGAACGACCGATCGTGCTCATGAGCACCCGATCCTCGACGGCGTACGATCCGTCCATGACGAAGAGTCGTTCCTTTCGCGCCCGGTGCAGCTTCATACGACCTCCCTTTTGCAATCAGTACGACAACGCCTCGCCAGGAATATAGAACATCCCGGTGCCTCGTGTTTGTTATCGTCCATGCGTTCTCGGGCGCTTCATGCCTTGGAGCGTGCGGGCTTGACCACAGGCCGCACGGACGGGCAGAATCGTCGCATCGGGAACGAACGCGTCGGCCCTTTCTCGGCCGCGATTCGACGTCGAACCGCGCTGACCCCATGTTGAGAAGCGCTTGAAGAACTACGTCCCCATCCTTGTCACGGTCGGATTCAGCATCGTCGGGGTCGTCGGCGATTATCTCCTGAAGCTCGCCAGCTCACAGAAGGACCCGCTGCGTTCGGGCTGGTTTTACGTCGGCTTCGCCGTCTACGCCTCGACGGCGTTCGGCTGGGTGTACGTCATGCGCCACCTGAAGCTGGCGACCATCGGCGTCGTTTATTCGGTCTCGATGATCCTGTTGCTGACGGCGATCGGCGCGGCGGGATTCAAGGAGACGCTCAACGCCTACGAAATCGCCGGCCTGCTGATGGCGGTCGGCTCGCTGATCCTGCTCATGCGGTTCGCGTAAGC contains:
- a CDS encoding transporter, translating into MKNYVPILVTVGFSIVGVVGDYLLKLASSQKDPLRSGWFYVGFAVYASTAFGWVYVMRHLKLATIGVVYSVSMILLLTAIGAAGFKETLNAYEIAGLLMAVGSLILLMRFA
- the hemQ gene encoding hydrogen peroxide-dependent heme synthase, translating into MSSEATTTTHGGASEQGAKAHPAQHGHRPAAAAKIPATLIPETGWHFFHLFYKVDRDRLRGFSEAERNAGRDELAKVLGTKQPGAVEQIQCFAVPGHKADFGVMVAGPDLKALHAVETAIAASPLGAALVQSYSFYSVTEVSEYVPDADQYAAMLRDREHLDPESSMFKTKVAAYTERLGPMNQQRLYPDFPDWPCFCFYPMSKMRSGEQNWYLLPFEERSELMSQHGRSGMRFAGRVSQLITASTGLDDWEWGVTLWARNPLYLKDIVYTMRFDESSAKYALFGDFYFGYFLSPRELVDTLRI
- a CDS encoding serine/threonine-protein kinase; the protein is MSSPVRVVCRGCLRSVEIGAGDDLDVEPSGECPFCGQPLDSRSPATGSTADGDGADDSNERNGVSSHSTSDWVTTWSRGSLGSLGRFQLRERLGDGGFGEVFLAYDPRLDRDVALKVLRLANPSERVMERFFREARAAARLDHPNIVAVHDAGFDKGRCWVAYHHVSGRPLWWCRDHHPFDPAAAARILRELADAVDHAHQLGVLHRDIKPANILIDDHGRPRLIDFGLARRSDLDSSLTHDGAIVGTPAYMSPEQALGLSRQVDERSDVFSLGVIFFEILAGRRPGLSATLATPNATSLDGQKPNRADRTSPLAINPAVPPALNRICMRAMADKPDERYPTARALADDLDAWLHKQVGRKRGGAAKKAVIATGLVLLSLASVASGWMLANLRPWGAATRGASPEISRLLSPSTDDDGREIPTSTPTQAPSPTSREPHASTVALGDSRFVGNLRKKRYHLATCDDVKAMAGANIYRLKDLAEAVELGLKPCDHCQPDSQPVPQSKE